The Paraflavitalea devenefica genome contains a region encoding:
- a CDS encoding LytR/AlgR family response regulator transcription factor → MIRCLAVDDEMLSLELLEDNIRRIPFLHLVGRCGNAYEAMDIMLREPVDLIFLDIQMGGITGTQFLQSLSSMTSKPMVIFVTAYKKYALDGFELDVLDYLVKPVAFERFLKSVNKAAEYHALRNVAASPAAAIPAATDYFFVNVEYNLVKISISNIYFIEGLKDYIKIYQQGTDKPVITRLPMKSIAEKLPANRFIRIHKSYIVAVDKITSIRKNRIYIQQHIIPISDSYRDDLFRIIDPQKLI, encoded by the coding sequence ATGATCAGGTGTCTGGCTGTTGATGATGAAATGCTGTCGCTGGAATTACTGGAAGACAATATCCGCCGTATTCCATTCCTGCACCTGGTGGGTCGCTGTGGCAATGCCTATGAAGCCATGGACATCATGCTCCGCGAACCGGTAGACCTTATTTTCCTCGACATACAAATGGGCGGTATTACCGGCACCCAGTTCCTGCAAAGCCTGTCCTCAATGACCAGCAAGCCCATGGTCATATTTGTTACGGCCTATAAGAAATATGCGCTGGATGGTTTTGAGCTGGATGTATTGGATTACCTCGTAAAGCCGGTAGCCTTTGAACGTTTCCTGAAATCCGTTAACAAGGCAGCAGAATACCATGCACTCAGGAATGTTGCAGCCTCACCCGCAGCAGCCATACCGGCGGCGACCGATTACTTCTTTGTGAATGTGGAATACAACCTGGTCAAGATCTCCATCAGTAATATCTACTTTATTGAAGGACTCAAAGATTACATCAAGATCTACCAGCAGGGAACGGATAAGCCGGTCATTACCCGCCTGCCCATGAAATCTATAGCAGAAAAACTGCCGGCCAACCGTTTCATACGGATACATAAATCCTACATCGTAGCTGTTGACAAGATAACTTCCATACGTAAGAACCGCATCTATATTCAACAACATATCATTCCCATCAGTGATTCCTACCGCGATGATCTCTTCCGCATCATTGATCCGCAAAAACTTATTTGA
- a CDS encoding Fic family protein — translation MLNRIRQNPIMPNELSTLLRRYRDLNLQDVLDHERFNEYSIVHHSTSIEGSTLTEVETRLLLEEDITPKGKPLTHSLMVKDHYNALRYVLDAAVAKKAITVEFIQQINALVMKNTGSVYNTALGEIDASKGMFRKGNVSAGGSYFLTFDKVVPYTTALAKGLNETFLNAKSEEEQLRISFSAHFDLVSIHPFYDGNGRTSRLLMNYIQACHGLPLAIVFKEDKADYYVALQDTRKQEDKEIFYAFMFGQYKKHLEQEIASYTQAMTSKPSPKKDKGNGYSLFF, via the coding sequence ATGTTAAATAGGATTAGGCAGAATCCAATTATGCCCAATGAGCTTTCCACATTACTGAGACGCTATAGAGATTTGAACTTGCAGGATGTGCTTGACCACGAGCGCTTTAACGAATACTCAATCGTACACCACTCTACCAGTATTGAAGGTTCCACATTAACAGAAGTTGAGACACGATTGCTCCTGGAAGAAGACATTACCCCTAAAGGAAAGCCATTGACCCATAGCTTAATGGTCAAGGATCACTATAATGCACTGCGGTACGTGCTGGACGCTGCCGTTGCGAAAAAAGCCATTACAGTCGAATTTATTCAGCAGATTAATGCCCTGGTCATGAAGAATACTGGCAGTGTTTACAATACTGCTTTGGGCGAGATTGATGCCTCTAAAGGGATGTTCCGAAAAGGAAACGTGAGTGCTGGTGGCAGCTATTTTCTCACATTTGACAAGGTGGTACCCTACACCACAGCGCTTGCAAAAGGTCTGAATGAGACTTTTCTTAACGCTAAAAGCGAGGAAGAACAATTAAGAATCTCCTTTTCTGCGCATTTTGACCTTGTTTCGATCCACCCTTTCTATGATGGAAATGGCCGTACCAGCCGGTTACTGATGAATTATATCCAGGCCTGCCATGGCCTGCCCCTGGCTATTGTATTCAAAGAAGATAAAGCGGATTATTATGTTGCCCTCCAGGATACGAGGAAACAAGAGGACAAGGAGATCTTTTATGCTTTCATGTTTGGGCAATACAAGAAGCACCTTGAACAGGAAATTGCCTCCTATACGCAAGCTATGACCTCAAAACCATCCCCCAAAAAGGATAAAGGGAATGGATATTCATTGTTCTTTTAA
- the gyrA gene encoding DNA gyrase subunit A, producing MEENLTPLETNDQNRIVPVNIEEQMKTAYIDYSMSVIVGRALPDVRDGLKPVHRRILYAMNEMGVTYNKPYKKSARIVGDVLGKYHPHGDSSVYDAMVRMAQDWSMRYTLVDSQGNFGSQDGDGPAAMRYTEVRLEKMAEAMLEDIDKETVDFQLNFDDSMKEPTVLPSRIPNLLLNGSSGIAVGMATNIMPHNLSEVIDGCIAYIDKRDITVEEMMSYVKAPDFPTGGIIYGMEGVKAGMYSGRGRVVLRGRVMLDSKPSGREQIIITEVPYQVNRDALCDRIGQLVNEKIVEGIAHVNNESNEKEGTRIVVDLKRDAIANVVINQLYKYTELQTSYGINNVALVKGRPKILSIRDMVTEFVEFRHEVVVRRTEFELREAQKKAHILQGYLIALDHLDEVIAMIRASATPEIAKDNLVNAGWGLDEIQAKAILELRLQRLTGMEREKIKEEYEELMKLIAYLQELLGNEGMRYDVIKKELQEIKDKFGDARKTEITYLDDEVSIKDLIKEEDVVITISHLGYIKRTSATEYRAQKRGGRGVIGGRTREEDYIEHLFVASTHHTMLFFTEKGRCFWLNVYQIPEGEKTSKGRAIQNMIQLPPDDKVRAIIDVKDLEDKDFVKSHNIVLCTKKGVLKKTELEDFSNPRKTGVNAITILDGDELLEAKMTDGNCEIMLAVKSGRAIRFPEAKVRATGRGAIGVGGIEIEDSNDEVIGMICVGKDDKSRTVLVVSEKGYGKRTAIDEYRITNRGGKGVKTITVTDKTGPLVGILDVTEKEDLMITCKSGVTIRMPIKGVSEQGRATQGVKLIRLNDGDEIAAITKLDEDDEETAENTAIVPAAEAGTAGLNSDEQATGDTETASEESTDNP from the coding sequence ATGGAAGAGAATCTCACACCATTAGAAACGAATGATCAGAACCGGATCGTACCCGTGAACATTGAAGAGCAGATGAAAACCGCCTACATTGACTATTCGATGTCGGTGATTGTAGGTCGTGCCTTACCCGATGTGCGGGATGGATTAAAACCGGTTCACCGGCGCATCCTGTATGCGATGAATGAAATGGGAGTTACTTATAACAAGCCGTATAAGAAATCTGCCCGTATTGTAGGAGATGTGTTGGGTAAATACCACCCGCATGGTGATAGCTCGGTATACGACGCCATGGTGCGTATGGCGCAGGACTGGAGCATGCGCTACACCCTGGTTGACAGTCAGGGTAACTTCGGTAGCCAGGATGGCGATGGACCGGCGGCCATGCGTTATACGGAAGTTCGTCTCGAAAAAATGGCAGAGGCCATGCTGGAAGATATTGACAAGGAAACAGTGGATTTCCAGCTCAACTTCGACGACTCGATGAAAGAGCCAACCGTATTGCCTTCCCGCATTCCCAACCTGTTGCTGAATGGTTCCAGCGGTATTGCGGTCGGTATGGCCACCAACATTATGCCGCACAACCTTTCTGAAGTCATTGACGGCTGTATCGCTTACATTGACAAGCGCGATATCACGGTGGAAGAAATGATGAGCTATGTGAAGGCGCCCGATTTCCCTACCGGTGGCATCATCTACGGTATGGAAGGCGTGAAAGCCGGTATGTACAGTGGGCGCGGACGGGTAGTATTGCGTGGCCGGGTAATGCTGGATTCCAAGCCCAGCGGCCGGGAGCAGATCATCATCACCGAAGTGCCTTACCAGGTAAACCGGGATGCTTTATGCGACCGTATCGGTCAACTGGTGAATGAAAAGATCGTGGAAGGCATCGCCCACGTCAACAATGAATCCAACGAAAAAGAAGGTACCCGCATCGTGGTAGACCTGAAAAGGGATGCCATCGCCAATGTGGTGATCAACCAGCTTTATAAATACACCGAATTACAAACCTCTTACGGCATCAACAATGTGGCGCTGGTAAAGGGACGTCCCAAGATCCTGAGCATACGCGATATGGTCACGGAGTTTGTGGAGTTCCGCCATGAAGTGGTAGTGCGCCGTACGGAATTTGAACTGAGGGAAGCGCAAAAGAAAGCGCATATCCTGCAGGGCTACCTCATCGCCCTGGATCACCTCGATGAAGTGATCGCCATGATCCGCGCCTCTGCTACGCCGGAAATCGCCAAAGACAACCTCGTGAATGCAGGCTGGGGACTGGATGAGATCCAGGCCAAGGCCATCCTCGAATTACGTCTCCAACGCTTAACCGGCATGGAACGTGAGAAGATCAAGGAAGAATATGAAGAGCTGATGAAGCTCATCGCTTACCTGCAGGAACTGCTGGGCAATGAAGGCATGCGTTACGATGTGATCAAAAAGGAGCTGCAGGAAATAAAAGATAAATTCGGCGATGCACGTAAGACCGAGATCACTTACCTCGATGATGAAGTAAGCATCAAAGACCTCATCAAGGAAGAGGATGTGGTAATCACCATTTCCCACCTTGGTTATATCAAACGTACTTCCGCTACAGAATACCGCGCCCAGAAGAGAGGCGGCCGTGGTGTGATCGGCGGCCGTACCCGGGAAGAGGATTACATCGAACACCTGTTCGTGGCCTCCACCCACCATACCATGCTGTTCTTTACGGAAAAGGGACGCTGCTTCTGGCTCAATGTATACCAGATCCCCGAAGGAGAGAAAACCAGCAAGGGAAGGGCTATCCAGAACATGATCCAGTTGCCGCCGGATGATAAGGTGCGCGCCATCATTGACGTCAAAGACCTCGAAGACAAAGACTTTGTCAAGAGCCACAATATTGTACTTTGCACCAAGAAAGGTGTTTTGAAGAAGACCGAACTGGAAGACTTCAGCAATCCCCGTAAAACAGGGGTGAATGCCATCACGATCCTGGATGGCGATGAACTGCTGGAAGCAAAGATGACAGATGGCAATTGCGAGATCATGCTGGCTGTAAAAAGCGGCCGCGCCATCCGTTTCCCGGAAGCAAAAGTAAGGGCTACCGGCCGTGGCGCCATTGGTGTGGGCGGTATTGAAATAGAAGATTCCAATGATGAAGTGATTGGCATGATATGTGTCGGCAAGGACGACAAATCCCGTACAGTACTGGTGGTAAGTGAAAAAGGGTACGGCAAACGTACAGCGATAGATGAATACCGGATCACCAACCGTGGCGGTAAAGGTGTAAAGACCATCACTGTTACTGATAAGACCGGTCCGTTGGTGGGCATACTTGATGTAACGGAAAAAGAGGACCTGATGATCACCTGTAAAAGTGGTGTTACCATCCGGATGCCGATCAAGGGGGTTAGTGAACAGGGAAGGGCTACCCAGGGCGTAAAACTGATCCGCCTGAATGACGGGGACGAGATCGCCGCTATTACCAAACTGGATGAGGATGATGAGGAAACGGCCGAAAATACAGCCATTGTCCCCGCTGCTGAAGCCGGTACTGCCGGATTAAATAGCGATGAACAGGCAACCGGAGATACAGAAACCGCATCTGAGGAAAGTACTGACAACCCATAA
- a CDS encoding IS4 family transposase: MIIKGANYRDCFNDKRLEKRGLDLLRRLFSGSTRAIQQISMSRAEQKGFYRFLNNEKVKESSLIEELSGRCGESVKGKLVLSIQDTTEINLSRHAGRLKADSGLGSIDAVLKGVGFKMHPSLVIDAATLFPFGWADIHIWHRGMEKKSLTRYEMQKLEIEEKESFKWIAAAQKSKEVLKQASAVIIVQDREADIYDQFVRVPDERTFLLIRSRCDRNLTDGTKLWDHVQTQACSGIYSAHIEADKRRGLQKREAVIEVRYASATLKKPAGTGKDKESVVVNVVEARETTEGIENPIEWKLITTLPVQSFEDACQVIDWYRCRWMIEEVFRVLKKEGFHIEGSELESGWAIRKLSLMIMDTVIKLFQMQYAYSLPEEEMEAAVSFTEAEISCLQSLNTRLEGSTDKQSNPYKTGSLAWASWIIARLGGWKGYQSQRPPGITTWCHGLKKFYSIFEGWTLQINVGTP; the protein is encoded by the coding sequence ATGATAATAAAGGGCGCGAACTACAGGGATTGCTTTAATGACAAACGACTGGAAAAGAGGGGCCTGGATTTATTGCGTCGGTTATTTAGCGGGTCGACGCGGGCTATTCAGCAAATTTCGATGTCCCGGGCAGAGCAGAAAGGCTTTTACCGGTTTTTAAACAATGAGAAGGTAAAGGAGAGTTCTTTAATTGAAGAGTTATCGGGGCGATGTGGTGAGTCCGTAAAAGGTAAGCTGGTATTAAGTATCCAGGATACTACGGAGATTAATTTGAGCAGGCATGCCGGACGACTCAAAGCAGATAGCGGGTTAGGGTCGATTGATGCCGTATTAAAAGGGGTCGGCTTTAAAATGCATCCTTCTTTGGTTATAGATGCTGCCACCCTTTTCCCGTTTGGCTGGGCAGACATACACATCTGGCATCGGGGTATGGAGAAAAAGAGCCTGACCCGTTATGAGATGCAAAAGCTTGAAATAGAAGAAAAAGAGTCATTTAAATGGATAGCTGCTGCCCAGAAAAGTAAAGAGGTATTGAAGCAGGCCAGTGCTGTTATTATTGTACAGGACCGGGAAGCAGATATCTACGATCAGTTTGTACGGGTGCCGGATGAGAGAACCTTTTTGCTGATACGTTCCCGGTGTGATCGCAATCTCACCGATGGCACTAAATTATGGGATCATGTGCAAACGCAGGCCTGCAGTGGTATATATAGTGCCCATATTGAGGCGGACAAGCGCCGGGGGTTGCAAAAAAGAGAAGCTGTTATAGAAGTCCGGTATGCGTCAGCAACGCTTAAAAAACCAGCAGGGACAGGAAAGGATAAAGAATCAGTGGTGGTAAATGTGGTAGAAGCCAGGGAGACTACAGAGGGAATAGAAAATCCTATAGAATGGAAACTGATCACCACCCTTCCTGTTCAAAGCTTTGAAGATGCCTGTCAGGTTATTGACTGGTACAGATGTCGCTGGATGATAGAGGAAGTATTCCGGGTTTTAAAAAAAGAGGGGTTCCATATAGAGGGCAGTGAACTGGAAAGTGGCTGGGCAATCCGGAAATTGAGTTTAATGATAATGGATACGGTTATTAAGCTGTTCCAGATGCAGTATGCTTATAGCTTACCGGAAGAGGAGATGGAGGCCGCTGTAAGTTTTACGGAGGCAGAAATAAGTTGTTTGCAATCCCTGAACACCAGACTGGAGGGTAGTACCGATAAACAAAGTAACCCTTATAAAACAGGCTCGCTGGCCTGGGCCAGTTGGATCATAGCCAGACTAGGAGGTTGGAAAGGTTATCAATCCCAACGACCACCGGGTATAACAACATGGTGCCACGGCCTCAAAAAATTTTATTCAATTTTTGAAGGGTGGACTTTACAAATAAATGTGGGTACACCGTAG
- a CDS encoding tetratricopeptide repeat protein, which translates to MKKVLLIVLLAATGSGLYAQKLDKAKDLLGKKKLTEAKTEIDGVLAVEKNQTLSEPYFQKAKIYLAISKDSTLKASVPDAREAAFQAIKKYLEIESKEKDEKKRYLLMTFEGNQPLIDVYSGYSKDGATFYNAGNYNEALNNFKKTLDVFDVLAERGIVPMKLDTTTTLYAGISAEKASKPDEAAVYYAKIAEAKAKSEGFVEIYKWLAAHYREKNDIATAQKFSALGKEVYPQDSFWTGFDLEMLSDKGSKADLFKKYEEVIKENPDNHIFLFNYAVELYKEGYQEDVTKRPANSKDLIAKAAEMMKRTLEKKPDYANANMVMGQILYNQGVDINTENKAIRPQGGTKLTPDQLKKKEELRQEVVKKFDEATPYFEKVDELLDKQGKLKMEDKEILKNALDLLITINEEKTSQLETKRNAAETKKATAEMKQYDADIKKLQEKTTLYTEKFNNVDRKH; encoded by the coding sequence ATGAAAAAAGTATTGCTGATCGTATTGCTGGCCGCTACAGGATCTGGTCTGTATGCCCAAAAACTGGATAAGGCTAAAGACCTGCTCGGAAAGAAGAAACTGACCGAGGCAAAAACCGAGATTGATGGAGTGCTGGCTGTTGAAAAGAACCAGACTCTTTCAGAACCTTATTTCCAGAAAGCCAAGATCTACCTGGCTATCAGCAAGGATTCAACCCTGAAGGCCAGCGTACCCGATGCCCGGGAAGCAGCTTTCCAAGCGATTAAAAAATACCTGGAAATAGAGAGCAAGGAAAAAGATGAGAAGAAAAGATACCTGCTGATGACCTTTGAAGGTAACCAGCCGCTGATAGATGTGTATTCCGGTTATTCAAAAGATGGCGCTACTTTCTATAATGCCGGCAACTACAATGAAGCATTGAACAACTTCAAGAAGACCCTCGATGTATTTGATGTACTGGCCGAAAGAGGTATTGTACCGATGAAGCTGGATACCACAACTACTTTATACGCAGGTATCTCTGCTGAAAAAGCCAGCAAGCCTGATGAGGCTGCTGTTTATTATGCTAAAATCGCAGAAGCCAAAGCCAAAAGCGAAGGTTTTGTAGAGATCTACAAATGGCTGGCCGCTCACTATCGTGAGAAGAATGATATAGCTACCGCACAAAAGTTCTCTGCACTGGGTAAAGAAGTATATCCCCAGGATTCTTTCTGGACAGGTTTTGACCTCGAAATGCTGAGCGATAAAGGCTCCAAAGCGGATCTGTTCAAGAAATATGAAGAGGTGATCAAGGAAAATCCGGACAATCATATCTTCCTGTTCAACTATGCTGTTGAACTGTACAAAGAAGGTTACCAGGAAGACGTTACCAAGCGTCCGGCCAATTCAAAAGACCTGATTGCCAAGGCTGCTGAAATGATGAAACGTACCCTGGAAAAGAAGCCTGATTATGCCAATGCCAATATGGTAATGGGACAGATCCTGTACAACCAGGGTGTTGACATCAATACCGAGAACAAGGCTATCCGTCCGCAAGGCGGCACCAAACTGACGCCCGATCAACTGAAAAAGAAAGAAGAACTGCGCCAGGAAGTAGTAAAGAAATTTGACGAAGCCACTCCGTATTTTGAAAAGGTTGATGAGCTGCTGGACAAGCAAGGCAAGCTGAAAATGGAAGACAAGGAAATCCTGAAGAATGCCCTGGACCTGTTGATCACGATCAATGAAGAAAAGACCAGTCAACTGGAAACAAAGCGGAACGCGGCTGAAACCAAGAAGGCAACGGCTGAAATGAAGCAATACGACGCGGATATCAAGAAGTTACAGGAAAAAACAACCCTGTACACCGAGAAATTCAACAATGTAGACCGCAAACACTAA
- a CDS encoding sensor histidine kinase encodes MQISRKRLVSILLHVLFTTLIVMVPVFLMPLKEQKDPSSKNFYNIPTIIMTAMATIACYTSAYWLYPRFLLRKKLFSYLGITLTICAFTAVISGVTTNLFSDIPTPFIWAHIVTKFFIVLFVMGTGTAYRFVMEVMKQESKQKESMTMELSFLRSQVSPHFMFNTLNSMVALARKKSDKLEPALIELSNLMHYMLYESDEEKVNLSKEIDYIQSYIDLQTLRFGHNVKILFTVNKPLPSDPCIEPMLLIPLIENAFKHGIGLIEEPEIDIRLCVEREGLLLLVQNKYNDKTIEIRDKTSGIGLVNLERRLKLLYPHKHSLYLSKNGAYFKASLKLNLHDQVSGC; translated from the coding sequence ATGCAAATATCCCGCAAACGGCTGGTAAGCATTCTGCTGCACGTACTCTTTACTACCCTCATAGTAATGGTGCCTGTTTTCCTCATGCCCCTCAAAGAGCAGAAAGATCCCTCCAGCAAAAACTTCTACAACATTCCCACCATTATTATGACGGCTATGGCTACCATTGCCTGTTATACCAGTGCCTATTGGTTGTACCCACGCTTCCTGCTCAGGAAAAAGCTGTTCAGTTACCTGGGCATCACCCTCACTATCTGCGCCTTTACAGCGGTGATCTCCGGCGTAACCACCAACTTATTCTCCGATATACCCACGCCTTTTATCTGGGCACATATTGTCACCAAGTTCTTTATTGTGTTATTTGTGATGGGTACCGGTACGGCCTACCGTTTCGTCATGGAGGTAATGAAGCAGGAATCCAAGCAGAAAGAAAGCATGACCATGGAGCTTTCCTTCCTGCGCTCGCAGGTAAGTCCGCACTTTATGTTCAATACGCTCAACAGCATGGTGGCACTGGCCCGCAAGAAAAGCGATAAGCTGGAACCTGCACTCATTGAGCTCAGTAACCTCATGCATTATATGCTCTATGAATCGGACGAAGAGAAAGTCAACCTCTCCAAAGAAATAGATTACATACAGAGTTATATTGACCTGCAAACACTCCGCTTCGGGCACAATGTAAAGATCCTGTTTACGGTGAATAAACCCCTGCCTTCCGATCCCTGCATTGAACCCATGCTGCTCATTCCCCTCATTGAAAATGCTTTTAAACACGGCATAGGCCTCATAGAAGAGCCCGAAATTGACATCCGGCTTTGTGTGGAAAGAGAAGGATTGCTCTTGCTGGTACAAAATAAATACAATGACAAAACGATAGAGATCAGGGATAAAACATCCGGTATCGGACTGGTAAACCTGGAGCGGCGGTTAAAGCTCTTATACCCGCACAAACACTCCCTGTACCTGTCGAAGAACGGCGCTTACTTCAAAGCATCCTTAAAACTCAATCTGCATGATCAGGTGTCTGGCTGTTGA
- a CDS encoding TonB-dependent receptor — protein sequence MKYSLVTLLLLGAVTGSISSFAQNTQTVTGTVIDKASERPLANVSVSIAGTRIGATTDSLGRYSLSAVPLGRHQVAFTYIGYKTVTIPEVLVTSGKQVILDVPLDQQIAALNTVTVTAGRTRKGMAANEFAGSSSRSFSMDDVTRYAGGRNDPAKLASNFAGVANTNDSRNDIVVRGNSPTAVLWRMEGIPIPNPNHFATLGTTGGPVSALNTNALKNSDFYTGAFPAEYGNATGAVFDIGLRTGNKDKFEKTIQLNMFSGLEAMLEGPLSKKKNGSSFLVGYRYSFAQIGQSLGFNVGTDAVPKYQDLIFHLNFAKSKLGKFSLFGMGGVSNIDFIGADLDSTDLFANKDEDTYFESRIGVIGLKHTLDIGSNSYLRTMVSYSYVSNEGMVYKYFDSLTERQFLTEQSTENTGLRFSSFINSKISSRFTMRGGMLAEQIGLNTYVHTREDRPDWETTRDYDGSAWLLQPYVQGKYRFTEKLSLNAGLHGIWYDLNETSAIEPRASLSYAIASNQTLTFSYGLHHQQQPLPVYLYQERKPDGTYDQSNKELDFTRAHHYVIGYDWFFARDWRLKAEAYHQSISNVPVERTPSGFSVLNSGADFTFPEKAGLVNNGTGTNTGIELTVEKFFSKGFYLLTTASIFDAKYKGSDGIERNSTFNNKAVVNVLAGREWKMGRDGRNAFTIDIKFTQSGGRYYTPVDMAASNATGYEQLDESRYNDEQFSNYLRFDTRFGIRLNSPKRKLSHTFYLDIQNVTNRENVFIQRYNRVMKQVGVVNQVGFFPDILYRLQF from the coding sequence ATGAAATATTCACTTGTCACCTTATTGCTTTTGGGAGCTGTCACCGGCAGTATCAGTTCCTTTGCCCAGAACACGCAAACCGTCACCGGTACGGTAATAGATAAAGCGTCGGAGCGCCCGCTGGCCAATGTATCGGTAAGCATTGCGGGCACCCGGATCGGCGCTACCACCGATTCATTAGGTCGTTATTCCCTGTCGGCTGTTCCGCTGGGTCGCCACCAGGTAGCATTTACTTACATTGGTTATAAAACCGTTACCATTCCCGAAGTGCTCGTCACATCGGGCAAGCAGGTAATCCTCGATGTACCGCTCGATCAGCAGATCGCAGCGCTCAATACCGTCACCGTTACCGCCGGCAGAACAAGAAAGGGTATGGCGGCCAATGAATTTGCCGGCAGCAGCTCCCGCTCTTTCAGCATGGACGATGTAACACGGTATGCCGGCGGCAGGAATGATCCCGCCAAACTGGCCAGCAACTTTGCCGGCGTAGCCAATACCAATGATTCGCGTAATGACATCGTGGTACGGGGTAATTCGCCTACTGCTGTATTGTGGCGCATGGAAGGCATTCCTATTCCCAACCCCAACCACTTTGCCACGCTCGGTACCACCGGTGGGCCGGTAAGCGCTTTAAATACCAATGCCCTCAAAAACTCTGATTTCTATACCGGCGCTTTTCCGGCGGAATATGGTAATGCTACTGGTGCTGTATTTGATATTGGCCTGCGCACCGGCAACAAAGACAAATTTGAAAAGACCATCCAGTTGAATATGTTCAGCGGACTGGAAGCCATGCTCGAAGGCCCATTGAGTAAAAAGAAAAACGGTTCTTCCTTCCTGGTAGGTTACCGTTATTCCTTTGCACAGATAGGGCAGTCACTCGGCTTCAACGTGGGTACCGATGCAGTGCCCAAGTACCAGGACCTGATCTTTCACCTCAACTTCGCCAAATCAAAGCTGGGTAAGTTCAGCCTGTTTGGTATGGGGGGCGTAAGCAATATTGATTTCATTGGCGCCGACCTGGACTCTACCGACCTCTTTGCCAATAAAGATGAAGACACTTATTTTGAATCCAGGATCGGTGTGATAGGACTAAAGCACACGCTCGACATCGGCAGCAACAGCTACCTGCGTACCATGGTTTCGTATTCCTATGTAAGCAATGAAGGCATGGTGTACAAATATTTTGATTCATTGACCGAACGCCAGTTCCTGACCGAACAGTCTACGGAGAACACAGGCCTGCGTTTCTCGTCCTTCATCAATTCCAAGATCAGTTCCCGTTTTACCATGCGCGGTGGTATGCTGGCCGAACAAATCGGTCTGAACACGTACGTACACACACGCGAAGACCGGCCCGACTGGGAAACCACCCGTGATTATGATGGCAGTGCCTGGCTGCTGCAACCTTATGTACAGGGCAAATACCGTTTTACAGAAAAGCTGTCGCTCAATGCAGGCTTGCATGGCATCTGGTATGACCTGAATGAAACTTCTGCGATAGAGCCACGCGCTTCACTCAGCTATGCCATAGCCAGCAATCAAACCCTCACCTTCAGCTATGGGCTGCATCACCAGCAACAACCTTTGCCGGTATACCTGTACCAGGAAAGAAAACCGGATGGCACCTATGATCAGTCCAACAAGGAACTCGATTTCACCCGCGCACATCACTATGTAATCGGTTATGACTGGTTCTTTGCCCGCGACTGGCGGCTGAAAGCAGAAGCTTATCATCAATCTATTTCCAATGTGCCGGTAGAACGTACGCCCAGTGGATTCTCTGTATTGAACAGTGGCGCCGATTTTACTTTCCCGGAAAAAGCAGGACTGGTGAACAATGGTACAGGCACCAATACCGGTATAGAGCTCACAGTAGAGAAATTCTTCAGCAAAGGATTCTACCTGCTCACTACAGCCTCCATCTTTGATGCAAAATACAAAGGCAGCGATGGCATTGAGCGGAACTCTACCTTCAACAACAAAGCTGTGGTCAATGTACTGGCCGGCCGTGAATGGAAAATGGGCCGCGACGGACGCAATGCCTTTACCATAGATATTAAGTTTACCCAATCCGGCGGACGCTATTATACCCCGGTTGACATGGCAGCATCCAACGCCACCGGGTATGAGCAACTGGATGAAAGCCGGTACAATGATGAGCAGTTTTCCAACTACCTCCGGTTCGATACCAGGTTTGGTATCCGGCTGAACAGTCCTAAGCGTAAGCTGTCACATACTTTTTATCTGGACATACAGAATGTAACCAACAGGGAGAATGTATTCATACAACGATACAACCGGGTGATGAAACAGGTAGGCGTTGTAAACCAGGTAGGCTTTTTCCCGGATATCCTGTACAGGTTACAATTTTAA